Proteins from a single region of Pseudomonas quebecensis:
- a CDS encoding AGE family epimerase/isomerase, with product MPSASQPSLNTVLTHFHDLIVPLWQGPGWNAELALPYEALDADHHPLPPQRYRSMACARQLYLFASLIGQADAEYAEARAAALFRSLQRHFHDAEHGGWFYSIDPAGQPLDTRKDLYTHAFIIFACAHYWAKVREPLVESVLNVALEVVAQRFASDDGLYDAVLQRDWSSLDSGPLQNPLMHLAEGFLATLAVREDAAVQAALLNLATAMQQRFIDRRHGVMMEKPLGAVDNWFEPGHQFEWFFLLESSDVLRGTPLHASLTRAFAYAELTGVDKLTGAVSGMLALDGSVRDGTQRIWAQAEYLRALTLRPNSQAVLQRQLLALQQHFLHDKGWHECLDANGAVSRRDMPSTTPYHLATCYQGLTQSTYDLR from the coding sequence ATGCCCAGCGCTTCCCAACCCTCTTTGAACACCGTGCTCACCCACTTCCATGACCTGATCGTGCCACTGTGGCAAGGCCCGGGCTGGAATGCCGAGCTGGCGTTGCCCTACGAGGCGCTGGACGCCGACCACCACCCCTTGCCGCCGCAGCGTTACCGCTCCATGGCTTGCGCACGACAGTTGTATCTGTTCGCCAGCCTGATCGGCCAGGCCGATGCCGAATATGCCGAAGCGCGGGCGGCGGCGTTGTTCCGTTCCCTGCAGCGGCACTTTCACGACGCCGAGCACGGCGGCTGGTTCTACAGCATCGACCCCGCCGGCCAGCCGCTGGACACGCGCAAAGACCTCTACACCCACGCCTTCATCATCTTCGCCTGCGCCCATTACTGGGCCAAGGTGCGCGAACCGTTGGTGGAATCGGTGCTCAATGTCGCTCTGGAAGTGGTTGCACAACGTTTCGCCAGCGATGACGGCCTGTACGACGCCGTCCTGCAACGCGACTGGTCATCGCTCGATTCCGGCCCATTGCAGAACCCGTTGATGCATCTGGCCGAAGGCTTTCTCGCCACCCTCGCGGTGCGCGAAGACGCCGCCGTGCAAGCCGCCCTGCTCAACCTGGCAACGGCCATGCAGCAACGTTTCATCGACCGCCGGCACGGCGTGATGATGGAAAAGCCGCTGGGCGCTGTGGATAACTGGTTTGAGCCGGGCCACCAGTTCGAATGGTTCTTTTTGCTGGAGTCATCGGACGTGCTGCGGGGCACGCCGCTGCATGCCTCACTGACGCGGGCGTTTGCCTATGCCGAACTCACGGGTGTGGATAAGTTAACCGGCGCGGTCAGCGGCATGCTCGCCCTGGACGGCAGCGTGCGCGACGGCACCCAGCGTATCTGGGCCCAGGCCGAATACCTGCGCGCGCTGACCTTGCGCCCCAACAGCCAGGCCGTGTTGCAACGCCAATTGCTGGCGCTGCAGCAGCACTTCCTGCACGACAAAGGCTGGCACGAATGCCTGGATGCCAACGGCGCCGTGAGCCGACGGGACATGCCGTCGACCACGCCGTATCACTTGGCCACCTGTTACCAGGGCCTTACGCAATCCACTTACGATCTGCGGTAA
- a CDS encoding cation diffusion facilitator family transporter, with protein sequence MSNRGEQSLLKQSTILMLAVAIAGIVTGVVSGAQSILFDGFFSLIATAIKVLMLITAKLIAKKSNERFQFGYWHLEPMVLLIEGSFLLLIAIYAFLNGVFGIINGGREVELGLVIIYAAVFTVVEFGYFFYVRYRNRALKSSLIQFDNISWLVDAMLSVGLLISFLAALLLKSQGYAEWAVYVDPLILILLALSMLAPAFKILRPALRDVLGIAPDHLDDTVREVMDALKARHGFEDYVSYVQKHGRARFIEIHVVLPVDYPVNNVATLDALREEISTGLGTPDAARWLTISFTADRKWIA encoded by the coding sequence GTGAGTAACCGAGGTGAGCAGTCACTGCTCAAACAATCGACGATTCTGATGTTAGCGGTCGCGATCGCCGGGATTGTCACGGGCGTGGTATCCGGCGCCCAATCCATTCTGTTCGACGGCTTCTTCTCGCTGATCGCCACCGCCATCAAGGTGCTGATGCTGATCACCGCCAAGCTGATCGCCAAGAAAAGCAACGAGCGTTTCCAATTTGGCTACTGGCACCTGGAGCCGATGGTGCTGCTGATCGAAGGCAGTTTCCTGCTGCTGATCGCCATCTATGCATTCCTCAACGGCGTGTTCGGCATTATCAATGGCGGGCGCGAGGTCGAATTGGGCCTGGTGATTATCTACGCGGCGGTGTTTACCGTCGTCGAGTTCGGCTATTTCTTCTATGTGCGTTATCGCAACCGCGCACTGAAATCGTCGTTGATCCAGTTCGATAACATCAGTTGGCTGGTGGACGCGATGCTGTCGGTGGGGCTGCTGATCAGCTTCCTGGCCGCACTGTTGCTCAAGTCCCAGGGCTATGCCGAGTGGGCGGTGTATGTCGACCCGCTGATCCTGATCCTGCTGGCATTGAGCATGCTGGCGCCGGCGTTCAAGATCCTGCGTCCGGCGTTGCGCGACGTGTTGGGGATTGCGCCGGATCATCTGGACGACACAGTGCGCGAGGTGATGGACGCGTTGAAAGCCCGCCATGGTTTCGAGGACTACGTGTCGTATGTGCAAAAGCACGGGCGCGCGCGGTTCATCGAAATCCATGTGGTATTGCCGGTGGATTACCCGGTGAACAACGTTGCGACTCTCGACGCATTGCGTGAGGAGATATCCACAGGGCTGGGCACGCCGGATGCGGCGCGCTGGTTAACGATCAGCTTTACCGCAGATCGTAAGTGGATTGCGTAA
- a CDS encoding HupE/UreJ family protein — MSLNKLFATAALLIAPALAFAHPGHGDNGLVAGISHPLGGLDHLLAMLAVGLWAAQQKGAARWALPCTFVGTMLIGGLLGFEGLALPALENGIAASVLALGLAVALAVRPPLFVAIGATALFALFHGVAHGLELPDMSSPWAYAAGFVGATAALHAAGYALVRFLPTAAAPMVRVAGAASAATGVWLLAG; from the coding sequence ATGAGCCTCAACAAACTCTTTGCCACCGCAGCCCTGCTCATCGCTCCGGCGTTGGCCTTTGCCCACCCCGGCCACGGCGACAACGGCCTGGTGGCCGGCATCAGTCACCCTTTGGGCGGTCTCGATCATTTGCTGGCCATGCTGGCGGTGGGCTTGTGGGCCGCCCAGCAAAAAGGCGCCGCGCGCTGGGCGCTGCCGTGCACGTTTGTCGGCACGATGCTGATTGGCGGCCTGCTGGGTTTCGAGGGCCTGGCGCTGCCGGCGCTGGAAAACGGAATTGCCGCCTCGGTTCTGGCGCTGGGCCTGGCCGTGGCGCTGGCGGTACGGCCGCCGCTGTTCGTGGCGATTGGCGCCACGGCGTTGTTTGCGCTGTTCCACGGTGTGGCCCATGGCCTGGAACTGCCGGATATGTCCAGCCCTTGGGCGTACGCTGCTGGTTTTGTCGGTGCGACGGCGGCACTGCACGCGGCCGGTTATGCACTGGTGCGCTTCCTGCCGACGGCGGCTGCGCCAATGGTGCGAGTAGCCGGGGCGGCTTCGGCGGCGACTGGAGTCTGGTTGCTGGCGGGCTGA
- a CDS encoding ABC transporter ATP-binding protein translates to MSAPILEMKELDVFYGPIQALKKVSLHINEGETVSLIGSNGAGKSTLLMSIFGQPRAESGQILYNGVDITHKSSHYIASNGIAQSPEGRRVFPDMTVEENLLMGTIPIGDKFAGEDMQRMFELFPRLKERRNQRAMTMSGGEQQMLAIARALMSRPKLLLLDEPSLGLAPIVVKQIFSTLRELAATGMTIFLVEQNANHALRLSDRAYVMVNGEIRLTGTGKELLVNEEVRNAYLGGH, encoded by the coding sequence ATGAGTGCACCTATCCTCGAAATGAAGGAATTGGACGTGTTCTACGGCCCGATCCAGGCCCTGAAAAAAGTCTCGCTGCACATTAACGAAGGCGAAACCGTCAGCCTGATCGGCTCCAACGGTGCGGGTAAGTCCACATTGCTGATGTCGATCTTCGGCCAGCCACGGGCCGAGTCGGGGCAGATTCTCTACAACGGCGTCGACATTACCCACAAGTCGTCCCACTACATTGCCTCCAACGGCATCGCGCAGTCGCCGGAAGGGCGGCGGGTATTCCCCGACATGACCGTCGAGGAAAACCTGCTGATGGGCACCATTCCGATCGGTGACAAGTTCGCCGGTGAAGATATGCAGCGCATGTTCGAGCTGTTCCCGCGCCTTAAGGAGCGGCGTAACCAGCGCGCCATGACCATGTCCGGCGGCGAACAGCAAATGCTCGCCATCGCCCGCGCACTGATGAGCCGGCCCAAGCTGTTGCTGTTGGATGAGCCGAGCCTGGGCCTGGCGCCGATTGTGGTGAAGCAGATCTTTTCCACCCTGCGCGAGTTGGCGGCTACCGGGATGACGATTTTTCTGGTGGAACAGAACGCCAACCACGCACTGCGTTTGTCGGACCGCGCGTATGTGATGGTCAACGGTGAGATTCGCCTGACTGGCACCGGCAAGGAACTGCTGGTCAATGAGGAAGTGCGCAACGCCTACCTCGGCGGCCACTGA
- a CDS encoding SDR family oxidoreductase has protein sequence MSDTLFITGATSGFGEACARRFAQAGWKLVLTGRRAERLNALVEELSKQTEVHGLVVDVRDRKGMEDAIANLPPSFATLRGLINNAGLAVGTDPAPKCNLDDWETMVDTNIKGLLTTTHLLLPRLIAHGRGAGIINLGSIAGSYPYPGSHVYGGSKAFVKQFSLNLRCDLQGTGVRVTNIEPGLCESEFSLVRFGGDQARYDATYAGAEPIQPQDIADTIFWVLNTPAHVNINRLELMPVSQSWAGFAIERGAK, from the coding sequence ATGTCCGACACGCTGTTTATTACTGGCGCCACCTCTGGTTTCGGCGAAGCCTGTGCTCGTCGTTTCGCCCAGGCCGGCTGGAAACTGGTGCTCACCGGCCGCCGTGCCGAGCGGTTGAATGCCCTGGTTGAAGAGCTTTCCAAGCAGACCGAAGTGCACGGCCTGGTAGTGGACGTGCGTGACCGCAAGGGCATGGAAGACGCCATCGCTAACCTGCCGCCGTCGTTCGCCACCCTGCGCGGGCTGATCAACAATGCCGGCCTGGCGGTGGGCACCGACCCCGCGCCCAAGTGCAACCTGGACGACTGGGAAACGATGGTCGACACCAATATCAAAGGCCTGCTGACCACCACCCATCTGCTGCTGCCGCGCCTGATCGCCCATGGCCGTGGCGCGGGCATCATCAACCTGGGCTCCATCGCCGGCAGCTACCCGTACCCCGGCAGCCATGTGTACGGCGGCTCCAAGGCGTTCGTCAAACAGTTCTCCCTGAACCTGCGTTGCGACCTGCAAGGCACCGGAGTGCGGGTGACCAACATCGAGCCGGGCCTGTGTGAAAGCGAATTCTCCCTGGTGCGTTTCGGCGGTGACCAGGCGCGTTACGACGCCACCTACGCCGGCGCCGAACCGATCCAGCCGCAGGACATCGCCGACACTATCTTCTGGGTGCTCAACACCCCGGCGCACGTCAACATCAACCGCCTGGAGCTGATGCCGGTGAGCCAGAGCTGGGCGGGGTTTGCGATTGAGCGGGGTGCGAAGTAA